The DNA window AGAAAAGTTTATAAcatcataaaattataatatatgcATTATTTTAAATACGTAtgttcaaatataatttttattttaatatatataaaacaaactATCAAAATATAAGTTTATAAATGATTCGTTCGGGATCACTTCCTCACATAAACACTTCAACAATAATAcaacataattttaatataagttTCTCTCaacaataacataacaatatattaaaaaaagaataacacTATATAACATTAAAACATATCTATATTTTCTATGAATTCTCCTAataaagaggaaagaaaaactCTCGCTCAAAATCTATAATGACTTATGAATTTTACTCAAAAACTATATCATATGCAAACCTCTATTTATAAGTAAATATAAGTACCTAATGCCTACAtccttaatatttaatttaagaatagATTTGATTGTGGATAACTTATATTTGCTACTTGCTTTTCAATTCTTGAAGGTTCCATATTTTTCAATGTTTGTCAAAATTTACAACTCATGTTTCACTTTAGATTAAGTTAGCTTTTTCTACTTaattcttcttccttctagtaTTCATCAGGTGGTGCTTTTCACTCAATAGAGTTCAAATTAATCAAAACCATAAAATGACAattgaatatatttttacttGTCAAACATATATATCAATTTGTATAATCTTGTTCTTGTGCAATTTGATGAATTCAATTTGTCACATTCTTTTGGACATTTGAATGAGTtaccatattaaaatttttataatcttCTAACAATTGATTATGATAAGATTCGTTTAATTTCTAACAAAATGATACTAAAAAATTTGTATCgctaattaaaataactaatatacaaaaaaataagagtaaaacTTGATCTCTTGAATTAAAAAAACTTGATCATtcacaattatttaaaaaaaatcactttgatataaaattattcattttatgaatgaaaatataatttttaataatacttaaaaacaattatattaaaatataatatctaaaatatttttaaaaaatatatttaatatctaattatttttatcgtatttttaattcttttataaatttattaccattcatattttttaaaattatttttattaatgatataaacttttaaatattattttagtaatttatccGAAATATATATATGCCCCAATTAAAATGGTCCCTGATGTAGCATATTTTTGTATGAATTCAACGAGAGAATCTACTATTTTGggttaataataaataaatttttaaattaaaatttcaaatttaaaattttgaattttaattttaaaattttaaattattctaaaaagtaaggattaaaataattttataataaaatattagctaataccaattaatcaaaatttaattacctgtattttttttaatttaatttgtatacaAATTCCCACCGCCTCTACAAATAAAATACAGGAGAAAGTTTTGAATGATATGGATAGAGGAGATACAAAATGTTTTGGAACATTTTCGGCAGAAGAAGattaagaatagaagaagaatgcgggacgggtttagggattagggattAGTAGGAAGAATAATTAAGAGTAAGAGAGATAAGCTAGCTAATATTGTCTatttaatttacaaattaaataataatgtggtgttaatttaaatatgaaattaGTTTTTCTTGATAATTCTAATATTGTCACTCCTCTTTGCTAATTAAGGTCTCTTAACTAGTTTTCAgtactaattaattttgatttaaaaaaataaaataaaataaaatataaagtatataaaaaaaaattccttaATCTCTTAAAATGAATAAGATTACGCGAGTGTTTTACTTCTATCTAAAtcgaattttaaaaattcagatttatgtCCCAGtttattcaatttgatttatcataaacaataataaatcaaattaagaaattttgaattaagAATTTAGGATACATGTAATAAATTGAAGTGAATAATTTCGGTTTACTAGTGAAGCCATGTTAAAAAGTTACATTCCATAATAAATGAAAGGAAGTTGTTTCAATTTCCTTCTAATAACTAAAAatgttaagtacgattttggtatCTAATATAGAggtcgaaaatttattttgttttattttaatcttttttttactataattatctcaaaaattttaatttgttttaaaatggttctttttactaaattttttatttttattaccaaattatccttaactaaaaaattatagaataaaataaaataaaaaaaagaaaaggatgaGGGAGGGAGAAAGAGAATGGGGTGTGGTCGTTTCAGGGAAGAGGGGGGAGGCAGAAGAGGGAGGAGAGGAAAGGTCGCTGCTTCACGCCGCCCCGCTCTTCGCCGTCGCCGCTACTTCTTGCTGCCGTCGttgcttctttcttttttagcaCATACACTAACGCCAAGAGAGGAGAGAGCAGtgggagagagaaaaagaagagaggaacAAAGCTCTCCACAGCGCCGCCGACCACCACAGCGTCCTCCTCGTAGCGATTTGTAGTCCGCCAACACCGCATCGCCGTTCACTGCCGCAGCCCCCTTTTCCCACCACCGCCGCAACCCTTTTTCtctgtttcaatttttattattttttctttaattttttagatttaaaggatttcattgttgttgttgttgatgcttTTGGTTGCTTTTGTTTATTCCTTGTCTTCCATTGTTGTTGTTCATGCTTTGGTTGCTTCTGCTTCTACCgacttctgtttttgcttttgttttttgttctGTTTTTGTTGTTGCTCTGATTTCATTAtccattgttattgttgttgttgtgatggtttcagtggctaagagaagggggttgaatcttagcccctcatttttgatttttcatctgaacagtaaaaacagagATGAGTAGGAAGAGAGgtagaagattacacccagatatatcctggttcagctgctaagtgcagtgcagcctacatccagtctccatcacaaccatgatggaatttcactataatcatccagattacaaattgtaaagtgctaacccaacttacaaggggattcccacaaaatcatgaaacacaacatagatgaacaaaggaactttcagacatctatgactttttcttttaattttgcactctctgccttttttcgctctatgactttttcatacaaacctcacttgtttgcctttttccatgagactcaagacatgacaaaattaaacagaaaaatattaaacagaatacattgaaggagaagaagaactgctagcttaggtagctctgagacTTCTGTGCCCTACACTCTCAAATCTTACTCCTTGCTCCAAGCAGTGGctgttctctctttttaaagaagagggaagcatccacacttgaagccaatgcccaaaccaacttcttcctccttcaagaaACAGAACTGAGATAATcctgcaaaacccaacatgcaattacctctggttctttcttgatcatcactcttcatcaatccgagctctccatccttggcttgctctccaagatggatttctggcccttgatgcttcatgatgatgatgacttcatctgcttcaatctctgcctcaaccatcacttcgttactctagctacttcctgtagtggttgagcagaatcaaagacaagccatgcttcaagaatctcccttgctggccgaatcttcttccttctttttgagtatgaaggatccaagattacctcaccaaatcttaccacatTTGGTGATTatctcagccacaacatacttttggttttctttttcttgccattatTAACTTGATGGCCTTGAAGCATgcagtttcttctttttctttttggtagctTAGTGTAGCTTTCATGGTTGCTGTGACATGAccgaagagaagagagaaagggatgagagagagatgagagagaaatttGAACACTAGCTAATGGGTAATGATAAAGTGAAATTAAAGTCCAACTTCCCTTGCATAAGGTAGTGTGCAGCACTATGGCAATCAATCAATTCAGCTGCAAATTTTTCTCTCATGTTTCCCATGCAATAAATGACAATTTAATGAAATTTGGAATCCATCACATGGTATAATGCTTGTATCCGTTGGAAGCATGAGGCAAATGTTAACATTTGCTTTCTTGATGGATTTGAAATCAAGCATTGGATCTTAAACATATAACACAGTTGGGCTTGGAGCAACCAAAATCATTCTAGCCCAAGTAGTTTATTTTCCATTTCAGCCACAAGAAACTAACTCATATTAATGCTGAATATTTTAATCATTGGGCTAGCAACATTTCCTTTTATTTCAGCCCAATTTAAAACACTATATTGTCTCGGCCACAATAATCACAATAAATTAATATCAAGGCTGAATGTTCATAAGCATATTGGGCTTGCACCAGAATTTTATTTTCGACCCAATATTAAAAACctgcaacaaaattattaatcaatatatgttaaatgaaaatcagattaataattttgtaattaattatttttaataatgtttagtcatcacaaatattaatttagagttttccaaacttaTCATGTTGTTTTGCTGATTGTTGTtgtttgattgttgttattctgcttctaatttttgtttttgcttgCTTCTATTTCTGCATTTGTGCTTCTACTTATGGTTAATGTTGAGGAAGAagattgaggaagaagaggggAGGGAGGAGTATTTTCGTTCaaataacaattttaaaattaagttaaacttTTGAGAccattttataacaaaaaaaaaaagactgagatcgaaaaaaatttttaacctCTACCTTGAAGATCAAATCGTACTTGATACTAACTAAAATTAACGAGTCCAACACATTCGACTTACCAATACAAATGAGGATAGTTAAATAATCGAATTCTCTTAATAGGAAAAActgttaaattatatttttgtggtCTCAAAATAACTTGTTGAAGAAATCTATTGATAGATCTAGCGCAATAGTTCAACTAATGACAAAAGATTTTAAACTACAAAATctaattaataatgtttgacCGTTACATTGAGTTTAAGCGTTCCTCTGAGCTTAGCTAAATCCTTGAACACCGTTTCCATAACCCCATACCCTTTGACGAACCGGAAATAACCGGTCCCAGAAACAATACCAAATTCTCGTTCCTTCATTCCGGATATATCAGAGCCTTGAATCTCCAACGTGCTTCCTTTGAACTTTCCATCGGTGAATATCACCGAGAATGCCATGTGCAACCCTTTTCCGTCAAGCTGCGAGTTTATGTAAAGTCCCTGGGCCCTTCCGATGACTTTTGAGTCGACGCTGGGTCCCACTGTTACTGGGTCATCCACCACTGCAACGGTGCCGAAGTGGAAGATGTTGGAGGTGGGGCCTGCCTTTCCGGCCACGGTTGCCGCGGTTGTGTCTTCGCCAGTGAAGTGTTCGTGGACGTAGAATGCGaggtttgtttgattttgttggAGCTTGGGAAAGGTGTAGGCTACGTAGATGATTGTAACggtgaagatgaagaagaagaagttggaagTGAGGTTCATTGGGGTGGCCATGGCTGCTCTCTAATGGTTTGAGCTATAGCTATTGCGCATGTCATGATAAATTTCACTGTTAGCGTTGATTTAATTATGATTATTTGCGTTGATGATGACGACGAAGATGCTTATGTCTTGATTAGTTGATATTCCTCGCGGGAAGCAACAAAAGATTATGTTATAAGGTGCCAGCTCAATAATAggaaaaacatctttttaaaatgaagaaaattggtaagataataaaataaatgaatatttaattacattaaATTTATAACTTTATATTTCATGatgtaaaatttattactttaatttaaaaataattaaaatatttttttcttatttcatcaacctttttattttaaaaaagattgatTATTTTCAccgaaaataatatatatgtaatttgttagatttttgaaaaatatatacagaCAAGTTCTATTATAGTATTATTTCCACTAGAATTCGGAGTAAAGTGCTTACATAAGCTACAAAAGAGGAAAATTAATCCCCCGTATTAATTCCTTTATATTAATATCTTTGTGCTATGAGAAGTGctagataaataataattatcttGAATAATATTAACAACTATTAAATATAAGTACATTAGATTCTAGTTGAATACTACTCAttaaatttactcttttaattctattaatttatattGTTCAAAAATGTTATTAGTTACGTACCTATACTTTTTTCTATATAAATACTTACGTTATTtgctaattatattaaaaggATAAAGTTAAGAaggtaataatttaaaattattttatttaatttgttaacatacatagtatatatttattatatttaaaattatctattattttagcaataattaaaaaatataaaaaaatataatacaaaataaaatattttcaaagtattttgaaaaaaaattaatattagaaGTTCATGtgtgaattttcaaaaaatgttggttttttaataaatatagaagGGTGATttctaaaaaatcaaaatggtAGGAGtgatttgtaaattttttaaattttggaatCTAGAtgaactcaaatttttttacttgAAATTGGTGGAATGTtttcataatttaatattttattttaaaaatacaccAAATCAATGGGGGCGagttgtgtttttttttaatgtgtaaTCTTGCATGGCATTTtgtgttttagttaaaaaaaaataaaaaaataaaaaatagaggcTCACATGcatttattttcatgtaaaattaatagttaaa is part of the Arachis duranensis cultivar V14167 chromosome 1, aradu.V14167.gnm2.J7QH, whole genome shotgun sequence genome and encodes:
- the LOC107463905 gene encoding pterocarpan synthase 1-like, with the translated sequence MATPMNLTSNFFFFIFTVTIIYVAYTFPKLQQNQTNLAFYVHEHFTGEDTTAATVAGKAGPTSNIFHFGTVAVVDDPVTVGPSVDSKVIGRAQGLYINSQLDGKGLHMAFSVIFTDGKFKGSTLEIQGSDISGMKEREFGIVSGTGYFRFVKGYGVMETVFKDLAKLRGTLKLNVTVKHY